The genome window TAGTGACGGATGCGGGAACTCCGGGAATTGCAGATCCTGGCTATCTCCTTGTTAGAAAGGCTCTTGAAGAGAACATTCCACTTACGATGGTGCCCGGCCCAGCTGCTTTTGTCATGGCGCTAGTCTTGTCGGGATTACCGAGTCATAGCTTCACGTTTCGTGGTTTTCCTCCACGTAAAGCAGGGCCTCGACGGCGTTTTTTTGAAATGGATAGAGACTCGCCCCATACACTTATCTACTATGAAAGCCCTTATCGCCTTATTGAGAGTCTAGAAATGGCCTTGGAAGTCTTTGGGGATAGACCGGCGGCACTTGCCAACGACTTGACTAAGAGATTTGAAAGGGTAGATCGAGGTCTGCTATCGGAAATTCTAGCGGTTGTTCGGGGGCTGACTCTGCGGGGTGAATTTGTGTTGCTAATAGCCGGTTGTGAACGATCTGATAGATCTGAAGGAAAAAAATAGACAGGCTTTCGTCGCTCTACATAGAGCGACGAAAGCCTTTGAGGGAGCGTATCGGTTAGAGATCGTATTGGCGAAGCAGGTGCTCAATTTCCGTTATTTCTTGTTCTGAAAGTCGAAAAGTAAGAGCACCGAGCATTTCGTGAACCTGATCGGGGCGTCGGAAGCCAACAATGGCGCCGGTGACCGCGGGGTGATGAAGTGTCCAGGCAATAGCGACGACCCCGGGGGGTTGATGGTGACGCGCCCCGATCTGTCGTAATCGCTCTACGAAGCTAAGGATACGTGAAAGGCGTGGCTCTTGAAAATCTGGACTTCGCTTTCGCCAGTCGTCATCTGGAAGGGATGCGACGCGTTCAGGAGTCATCTTCCCACTAAGAAGTCCCGACTGAAGGGGAGAGTAGACAATCACACCAATATTATGTTGCTGGCAATAGGGAAGGATTTCTGCTTCGATATCACGTCGTACGAGCGAGTAGGGAGGTTGTAAAGAGGTTATGGGGGCGATAGGCCGTATGCGTTCCATTTGGGAGACGTTAAAATTGGATACACCAATATAACGAACTTTTCCTTCCTCTTTAAGTTGCGCTAGGGTACTCCATCCCTCTTCGATATCTTCATCTGGAATCGGCCAGTGAATTTGATAAAGATCGATAACGTCGGTCTGAAGACGGCGCAAGCTGTCTTCAACCTCCTTACGGATCGATTGAGATTTAAGATTGTGGTAAACCTTTCCCTTTTCGTCCCATAGAAGGGAGCACTTGGTGAAGACGTAGGGACGGTGGGAGCTCGTGCGGATCGCTTTTGCAACAATCTCTTCCGAGTGCCCCATGCCGTAGACGGCTGCCGTATCAATCCAGTTGATGCCGGCATCGAGTGCGGCATGAATGGCGGCAATGGAATCGCGATCGTCTTGATATCCCCATCCGAACTCCCATCCTGCTCCTCCAATGGCCCATGCACCAAAACCGATAGGGGTGATTTCGAGATCGCTATTCCCTAGTCGGCGTTTTTCCAGTGTTGTCATCTCTGTTATCTCCTTTCTGGTGGTTGGTTCGAAATCAGCGCCTAACATCCTCCTTTTGTACGAATCGGTGTCGCTGAAAGTCTTCAAAGATACTGCTCTCTGGACTTGAGGGAGCGACGGTATAATAGTATTTCGAGCTAGTGGTGGGAAGGATTCAGCGATACCAAGAGGGTTCGAAGAGATAAGTTGACTCAAGAATGGACGACCCCCACATTTATGATCACATCGCCTTCGCGAGAGGAGGGTGTGCTAGGGCGGTGTGGCTTGCTGTATCTACCTCATGCAACGGTAGAAACTCCTGTGTTTATGCCTGTGGGCACGCAGGCCACAGTGAAGGCGATGACTCCAGACGAGTTAGAGGAGATCGGATTTGGTTTAATTTTGGGAAATGTATACCACCTTCATCTTCGGCCTGGTGAGCAACTGATAGCGCGTGCAGGGGGACTGCATCGTTTTGAGGGATGGAGTGGCGCTCTTCTTACGGACAGTGGAGGCTATCAGGTTTTTAGTTTATCGGGCTTGCGCCGCATTGGAGAGGAGGGAGTAGAGTTTCAGTCTCATATAGATGGGAGCCGTCATCTCTTCACTCCACAAATCGTTATTGAAATCGAGCGTCAGCTAGGGGCCGACATCATCATGGCCTTTGATGAATGTCCGGCATCCACGGTCTCGGAAGAGTATATTCGACAGGCGATGGAGCGGACGCATCGGTGGGCAAAGATTTGCCTAGAGGAGCATATACGTCATGGGCGTATGGCCGTAGGTGGGTGGCCTCAGGCACTTTTTGGTATTGTTCAGGGTGGCATAAGCTATGAGCTACGGGCTGAGAGTGCGAGGGTACTGACGGAATTAGATTTCGATGGTTTTGCCATCGGCGGCCTTGCCGTTGGGGAAGAAGCCGCAGTTAGAAATGAGATCGTGGCTTGGACGGTGCGTTTTTTGCCTGAGAATAAGCCTCGCTACTTAATGGGTGTGGGGACGCCGGTAGATATTTTGGAGGCTGTTCGGCGTGGGGTAGATATGTTTGATTGTGTTTTACCTACACGCAACGCACGTAACGCACAAGCATTTATCTCGGAGGGTGTTATCAATCTAAGGAATGCCCGTTATGAGCAGGATTTTACACCGCTTGACCCGAAATGTGAATGTCGAGTCTGTCGGCGTCATACGCGGGCCTATATAAGGCATCTATTCAAGGCAAAGGAGATTTTAGGGCCCCGACTCGTGACGTACCACAACTTAGCATTCTATCATCGATTGATGAGAAGCATTCGCCATCATCTGCGTGAGGGAACTTTTGAGGTTTTTTACAAGAGCTTTCGAAGCACCTATCAGACTGAGGAAGAGACGATAGATGAGTGACTCCAGAGAAGTCATTGCACAAAATCGGGTGGCATCGCCGCCCCCAAGTAAAACAGCTTCCCCTGCCGAAAAATCACCGGCCATAAAAGAGGTGGAAGAGCCGATTTTGGCAGCTCAGGAAAAGGCAGCAGAGGTCATTACTTTACGGGATATACGAAACAACGAACGAATTCGCGCCTACATTGATGCCGCCAACCGGCAAATGGCAGCGATAGGCTATTCGGAACACGGCCTGCGACATGCTGGATTGGTGGCCTCAATCGCACGCAATATCCTACTGGGGTTGGGAGCGGAGGCACGGACAGCAGAGCTTGCCGCTATCGCCGGCTTCTTACACGATATTGGCAACTGTATCCACCGAGTCTATCATCCGCAGATCGGGGCCACGATGGCTTTCCAAATCCTTGAGAAGATGAATATGCCGGCCGCCGAAATCGCTCTTGTAGTGGGAGCTATTGGAAATCATGAGGAGCCGGAAGGTGTGCCGATCAATGCGGTGACAGCAGCCGTGATCATTGCAGATAAGTCCGACGTGCACTATACTAGGGTCCAAAATCCAGATCCATCTACCTATGATATCCATGATCGTGTAAACAATGCCGTGCAAAAGTCGCATATACTTATAGATGCTGTCCAGAAGATCATTTCGCTCGAGCTAGTTGTAGACACGGAAAAAGCAACCGTCATGGAGTATTTCGAGATTTTTGCCGAACGAATGGTCATGTGCCGGAAGGCTGCCGGTGTATTAGGTTGTCGCTTTCGGCTTGTGATCAATGACGTTCAAATGTAGGCGTTGCTTTCAAAAACATACACATCAAGGAGTATGATGATGGCTTCGGTGAAGAAAAGTTCATGGTTGTTCGCTCTCTTGGCGTTCGTTCTCGTCGGGATGGGAGTAGCTATATCTCCGTCCTCCTGCTGGGCAGAGCCTCGGTTCGAGCCGCTATTCGATGGGAAGGATTTAAATGGGTGGGTTTATGTTGGACAGGCCCCCGGCTATGAGGTTCGTGATGGGACGATCATCTGTCCAGCCGGGTGCTCTGGGAATCTCTTTACCGAGAAAGAGTATTCCGATTTTGTGTTGGATGTTGATTTCCGTCTATCTCAAAATGCTAACAATGGTATCGGTATACGTGCTCCCTTACAAGGAGATGCTGCCTATATGGGCATGGAGATACAGATACTCGACGACAGCGGCCCCATGTACCAACATCTCCAACCGTGGCAGTATTGTGGTTCTATTTATAATGTTGTTCCTGCGAAGAGAGGGGCGTTGAAACCGGTTGGAGAGTGGAACCACGAAGAGATCACGGCGATCGGACGACATATCAGGGTAGTGATCAATGGTAGGATGGTGGTTGATGCCGATCTGAACAAAATTGTTGATCCGACCATACTGATGCATCATCCTGGAATGTTGCGAGACACAGGTCATATCGGGTTGTTGGGGCATGAGCCCACGGAGGTAGATTTCAAAAATATCTACATCAAGGACCTAAGTCATCCGCGACCTGACAACGTTCCTCCGCATGGCTTTAAAGCGCTGTTTGATGGTAAGGACTTGAGAGGTTGGCGTGGATGGGCTGGTGACCCACCTACGCGAGCCAAAATGACTGAAGCCGAGTGGGCTGCCGCGGTAAAACGTGCCACCGCAGAGGCTCTTAAGCACTGGAAAGTGGTAGATGGAGTTATAACCTATGATGGTAAGAATAATAATCTATGTACAGTGAGAGACTATGGAAATTTCGAGCTGCTTGTAGACTGGAAAATTCCGCCGCATGGGGATAGTGGAATCTATTTACGCGGCAGTCCGCAGGTACAGATATGGGATAATCCAATCGGCTCTGGTGGATTGTACAACAATCAAAAGAATCCAAGCAACCCCATCGTATTCGCGGATAATCCCATTGGAGAATGGAACCGTTTTCGAATCCTGATGATCGGCGACAAAGTGACCGTCTACCTGAATAACAAGCTGGTTGTATGGAATGTAACCTTAGAAAACTATTGGGAGCGAGACAAGCCCATCTATCCTATCGGCCCTATTGAGCTGCAGCACCACTGGACACCCCTATGGTTTAAAAACATCTATATTCGCGAACTACCACTGCTACCAGAGCAGCGGGCGGCTATCCAACAGCTGCATTGGCCAGGATTACCACATGATTTGGCTAAACGATAGGGTATAGAGTAGAATATAGGCGCACAATTTTCTAGTAAGTAGGAAGGGCGCCATTTTGTACTCGGGGGTGATCGCACGATATAGAGAGTGGCTGCCGGTAAGTGCAGCCACTCCTATTGTGACGCTAATGGAGGGGGATACGCCTCTTGTTCCTTTGCCACGTCTTGCAGCAGCCATAAGTCCGTATATTACTCTCTACGCCAAATGTGAAGGCCTCAATCCAACAGGCTCTTTCAAAGATCGAGGTATGACAGTGGCAGTAAGCAAGGCTGTGGAGGCTGGGCAGAATATTGTGATGTGCGCCTCGACTGGCAATACTTCTGCCTCGGCGGCAGCCTATGCGGCTCGCGCTGGGCTTGAATGCGCTGTGCTTATTCCCGGAGGGAAGATCGCGTTGGGGAAGCTTTCGCAGGCGCTGATGCATGGAGCAAAAGTGTTAGCCATAGACGGCAATTTCGATGAGGCCCTCGCTCTTGTCCGTTCCATTTGTGAGGAGTATCCCATTGCGCTCGTCAATTCGGTTAATCCGTATCGTTTACAGGGACAGAAGACCGTGGCCTTTGAGATTGTGGACGCCTTAGGAGATGCTCCAGATTATCATGCTATGCCGGTGGGTAATGCGGGCAATATCACGGCGGCATGGATGGGTTACTGCGAGTATCATCATTCAGGGCGAAGTAAGAAACTACCGAAAATGCTCGGTTTTCAGGCGGCGGGGGCGGCACCATTGGTGGAGGGCAGGCCGATTACCAAACCAGAGACGGTGGCGACTGCCATTCGAATAGGCAACCCGGCAAGTTGGAACGGAGCGATCGCGGCGAAAGAAGAGTCAGGGGGTGTGATCGAGGCCGTTACCGATGAGGAGATTTTGGAAGCTTATCGTCTATTGCCTACGCTTGAGGGCATTTTTGCCGAGCCTGCAAGTGTCGCCCCTATAGCGGGGCTTAAGAAACTAGCCACGAGTGGGTTTTTCTCTGAGCCATCTACGGTTGTGGTTACTCTAACTGGTCACGGATTAAAGGATCCCGATACAGCCATGCATCTTGCTTCTCAGCAGATCGTTTGCATTCCGCCCAAACGGGAGGCTGTGTTACAGGCTTTAGGTGTATAGCCATGAGCGATCAGATTCGCCAATTCGTTCCAAATTTTAGCTATTTGAAGCTAGCCTTATTGCTCCATCACGTGCCCTACATTGGAGCAAAGCAGCTCGAACACGCTCTCAGTCGCCTCCTCGTAGAGCAAGTGACGCTAGGAGAATTTCTAAACTTTTCTTCGGTGGAACTTAAAGAACGCTTTGGTTTGGCTTCTCGTGCTATTGCATATCTTATGGGCAAAAAGGAGCCCTTGATGGAAAAGGCGGAGGCTCTTGTACGTGTAGTTCGCTTTTACAATTTGCATTGTGTAACACGTACCCAGCTAACCTATCCAAGTCGGTTGGAGACCTATGATCCCTCTCCACCGCCCATTCTCTATGGGTTAGGACGCTATCAATTGCTAGATGACTCTACAGAAGGCTTTACGTTTACTATTTTGGTTTCGAATGGTGCTACTGAAGAGACTTATACGAATTTGGAGAAGATCGCTTCAGAGCTTATAGCCTGTAAGGGCATTCCAGTAACAGGACATGATCGGCTTCCTTATCAAAGGCTAGCACTAACCGCGCAGCGCAGCATTCACCCCGTGATCTATGTTCTGGATAGAGGGCTTCGTGAGGCTATGGGAGAGCGTTTTGATCAAGCTCTCTTCCCTGCTGCCCGCATTCACGCAATAGATTTCTGTGGTGATCGGGACCTTGTGCTCTCTCCGTTCCGTTTAGACGATCACTGTTTAGGGCAGAACAATCGTCGCCGTGATCAGCTAATTATCGCTCTCTCTGACATCATTGTTGCACTTGATATACGCGAAAATGGGATTCTACATCAGGAGTGCCTGCGGGCGATCCAGCGGGGCCAACATGTTTTCATCACGGAGACAGGTCGGGAGGGTAATCGGCGGCTTCATGAGGCCGGTGCTGAGCTTATATCGTCCGATTTTCGCTCATGGCTGCAATCAAGCCAGGAGGAGTAGTGAAGAACAGAGATGATGGACGTAGGGTCTGACAACCAAGCCAATACTTATGGCTATAGTGGGCTATCCGCTGTTTCGGGCGTGCCACTCGAGCCAGACGAGTTACACAAAATCGTACGGCATACCGTGGAAGATGCGGCCAAAATGCTGGAGTGTAGCCATATGGCAGCCCTATCGCATGTACCAGCTGAGGGACGGGTTTGTGGGGTGCTAACAGTAGGTTATACTGATGAGAACTTTCGGCTATGGGGAGTCTCATTGGAGGAGGCTGGAGCCATTGCTACAGTCGTTCGGACGGGAGAATATCAGCTCATAGAAGACTCGGAGTTGTTACCATATCCGTTATCAGAGCGTTTTTGTGAACGAATTTTGATAGTGCCTCTTTCTTTTGAAAAGCATGTCTTGTCGGTGCTTGTTGGACAGGTAGACCCAAGGGCAGATGTCGAATCGCCGGAATGGCATGAACGAGTGCGTGCTGTCGCCCAAAGAGTAGGGCTTTTTGTGGAACTACAACGCCTTGCAAACGCTTATCAGGAAGAAGTCCAGCGACGTCAATATTTACGTGACGTGATCGCGGCTATTCTTGAAGAGCGATCGCTGCAAGATATTGGCCAGATGCTTCTAGAGATGGTGGCCAGTCGGTTTCGTGCCGAGATAGTAGGGCTGTTCTTGAAGGACGGGGAGGAGATTAAGCCCATAGCTCTAAGAAACATTTCGGCGGAGTTTGGGAGAGACATTGCACGCATTGCAAGTAAAAGTATCAGGCCTCGCGCTTTCGCCTCTACGATGCCGATCTACCGAACTGTGAATGATCGTTCTGTTTTGACCAAGGAGATGCGAGAGCGCTTAGCGCGAGAGGGCATCCGTGCTGTTTGGATGGCGATGTTACAGCTGCACGATCAGATCGGTGGTGCACTTGTGATCTATTTGAAAGATGAACGCGTGTTTGCTCCTGCAGACGTTGCAGCCTTTCAGGGATTAGCCGACATCGCCACCCTAGGTATTGCGATGTCGCGGCTTCTTGAAGATCAGCGAAGATACGCCACCATTCAAGAGCGCACTAGGTTAGGTAGAGAGATGCACGATACGGTGGCAAGATCGCTAGGAGCTTTGGTTTTAACGTTAGAAACAGCACAGAGTTTCTTACGGCAAGAGAATACTATAGAGACAGAGAAGCTTTTGAACGCCGCGCTAGAGTTAACGCGAGAAGCGCTTAATGATACACGACGTGCCATTGAAGCTCTCTCACCGCCTGAACTAGAGACGATGACGCCTGCGCAAGTGATCGCCCAAGAACTCCAAGCGCTTGAACGAGCAGGGATCGCGACTCAGTTTGTAATCTCAGGCAATGAGATACCTTTATCAAAAGAGCAAAGTCTTGCGCTTTTGAGAATCGCACAAGAAGCTCTCAACAATGCCCTACGCCATTCTCAAGCAAGTCGAGTACGTGTTGGATTGCTTTATGAGTCGGAAGCCATAATCATGCGAATTGAAGACGATGGCGTAGGGTTTGACCCTACTCTGCCGATGGCGCCAAATCGGCAAGGCGGCTATGGGATTTTTGGTATGAAAGAGAGAGCGCGCGCTTTAGGGGGAGAAGTGGAGATTGAGAGTACTCCAGGTTGGGGCACACAGATCTCCGTTCGGTTGCCTTATGAAATGCCGTCGGGCTTGCCGCCAAGTCAGGTGCTCCCTGAGAGAGCTAGCAACATAAGCGCAGAGGCATTACCCCCAAAGCAGGATATTGCTGGTGAGGCGTTACCCCTAGAGAAACCACTACAGCAGCTTCGTCTGCTCATTGTAGACGATCATCCCTTAACAAGGCAGGGTATGCGTGCGGTGCTTGAACAGACGGGGCCTTTTCTTGTGGTAGGTGAGGCAGGAGACGTAGATGAGGCCATTATAAAAGCACAGCAACTTCGCCCAGATGTTGTTTTGCTCGATCTACAGATGCCTGGAGGGGGAGGCATCGCTGCGCTCAAGCAGCTCGCAAGTTTGGAGCCACGCCCAACTGCGATCTTAATTGCAAGCATCCCTACTGAAGACTCTGTGACCGCAGCACTACGTTTAGGTGCCAGAGGATTTCTTCTGAAGGATGCCACCCCATCGGAGCTTGTATCCTCCATTGAAGCGGCACATCGTGGTGAGATCGTGTTGTCACCTGGGGTAAGTGCGTGGCTTACCGAGTTGAATGCTCATCGGCGCGATAGTAGGGAGGATGTTGAACTCAATGAAAGGGAGTTGGAAGTCCTCCGGTTAGTTGCCAAAGGAGCGCGTAACAAGGATATAGCCCAAGAGCTTTTCATCGCACCAAAAACCGTAGAACATCATCTGTCGAACATCTTTGCAAAGCTGGGTGCTGCTAACCGAACGGAAGCCGTTCGACTGGCTATTGAAAAAGGGCTTATTTAAGGATTACGGAGAGAGCGCCGCCCAAAAAGATCGTTCCTCGCCGATGCCTTGATGAAGTGCTTTTTTATAGATATGTGTGGCCACAGCAACATCTTCTAACGCAATGCCAAGCGATTTGAAGAGAGTGATCTGGTCTGGATGTGTTCGGCCGGGGTGCTGCCCACTAACAATTTGCGCTAACTCCACGGCCTGTTCCCATCGGAAATAGCCTCTCTCAAAAGCCGGTAATAGGTCGCCCGCTTCGAGGCGCGCCTGCTCGATGGAGTCGACGACGATAAGGTCGGCTCGGCGTATGGCCTCTACATCCAACTCCTGACGTATGAGCATATTGCTGCCGATAGCGTTGATATGTGTGCCGGGGGAGAGCCATTCCCCTTGTAGCACGGGACTTATCGAGTTGGTGGCAGTAATGATTACATTGCTGTTGCGTACGACTTCTTCTGGAGATTCTGCAGGGCTTATATCCAGAGACAGGAGAGCGTTGATCTTTTTACAAAAGGTCTCTCGTCGTTCAGGGCTACGGCTATAAACACGCACTTGTTGGGTTGTACAGGCTGTGCAGACAGCTTCTATTTGGGTTTCAGCCTGCCAACCAGCCCCGAATACGCCAACACGTAGTGGCTCGGAATGATTGGCGAGGAGCTTTGTGGCGATGCCCGAGGCAGCTCCGGTACGCACTTGACCAAGTTTATCGGCTTCTATAATGGCCAGCAGATCCCCATTTTGCGATGAGTAGAGCAGAAACAGGAAACGCGTACGAGGAGGGAAAGAGGTATAAAGCTTGATTCCAAACGTTTCCGTTCGCAGATCGGCTGCAGACATCACATGATAGATTCCCCGCGGCATGATGAGCCGGCGTCGTGGATGTTGCAGCACCTCTCCGTCGGCGGCATGCCGAAAGGCCTCTTCAAGGACCTGGAGAGCATCCGACATAGTTAGCAGTTCAGAAACCTGTTTTTCGGAAAGGAAAAGCGCCATTTTACTAGCTCCGTAGTAGCCTCTAGCGAATCATATTGTATCTTAATTTTTAAGTAGCGCGTTAAAGCGGCAGACGTTGACAGAATCGGTCTTGTTATGAGAAAATAAAATCGAATCTGCCGTCGTAGCTCAGTGGATAGAGCGCCTCCGTCCTAAGGAGGGCGTCGGGGGTTCGATTCCCTCCGACGGCGCTACTGCTCTCTTTTGAGACGGCAGGATATACTAGGAGAGATGTCCGAGTGGTTTAAGGTGCGGCTCTCGAAAAGCCGTGGGCCTAAACAGCCCCGTGGGTTCGAATCCCACTCTCTCCGCTAGGTTGAGGAGTAAGTCACTGATCTTAAACGGCGCCTGCTTATGATGATGGCAGGCGCCGTTTTATTAAATTCAGCAGGTAGCCACCACGCTTTGCAATCGTGAGGCTGACGCGGAATGAGGACTGATGTGGACTATGGACGATCCAAACCGTCTCCCATACGTTGCCTCCCCAAAGGAGATAAGGTGCTATGGCGAGACGAAGGGAGGCACCTCGCGGAATGAGATGTAACGTCTCAAGGATATTAGCGCTTGCAAAAGCAGCTTGCGTCTTGTTTGGGACGGTAACAGGCACTGTTGAATCCTCTACCACCTGACAGTTTTCGCGATTGAAGTAGGTCAGATCGTTGGAGTGAGCGTCGAAGATCATTTGAACAGGGCCGGAATCGGTAATGCCTGTTGTTTCCCATACGTCGTAAGGTTGGCTACGGGGGCCTGCCCAGTAGTACTTGGAGTGATAGATAGGCTGGGTTAGCGCTGTGCAGTGAAGGAAACTTTCTGAGCAGATTTCATCGGCCTGGCGTACGATTGTTGCAGCTCCATTGGCCGCATGCAGTTGCTTGAGAGAGTGACTTGGGGCAAGTAGGAGAATAAGCCCTACTCCCAAGATGGTTCCTAGAGCAACATAGATGGTCGTATATTTTTCTACACACTTGCCCATGAGGTGTCTCTATCCTTTCCTGAAGGGTTCTATTCATAAGTGCAGTCCACCTCATTGTGTACGGGCGAGTCGCAGATGCTGCTCTATTCTGCAGGTACTAACATAGTACGAGAGCAGATGCATCTATATACTTTAACAAGCGAACTCTGAAAAAAGTTTCACTATAAGTCATCTCCTGTCACTATCTTAGTCGCTCAGAACGAGCAAAAGTTGCAGGATCGCCTCTTTCTAGGGTATGTTCCGCTTAGGAGGAATCAGGAGGAGAGATTTGGAAAAGAGGGTGTACACTATCCTCAAAGAGGATGTTGGAGAACGACTTGATAGGTTCGTTGCACGGATGGTCCCTCAGACTTCTCGTTCCTCAGTTACCCGCTGGATTGAACAGACATCGTTAGGCTGGGGAGGTGTTTGGGTAAATGGCCAGGCATCGCGCCCTAGCTATCGTTTACGGGAAGGGGATGAAGTTGCTGTTCAAATTCCACCACCTCAACCTATCACGCTCCTTCCGGAGGCGCTACCTTTAACGATCCTCTATGAGGATGAAGACCTACTTGTCGTCAACAAAGCACAGGGAATGGTGGTGCATCCAGCTCCTGGCTCTCCACATGGAACACTCGTTAACGCGGTATTAGCTCATACCGAGAAGGTTTCAGAGGTTGGTGAAGACGAGCGTCCTGGTATCGTACATCGTCTTGATAAAGATACAAGTGGTCTTCTCGTAGTTGCAAAAACCGATTACGCCCTTCGCCAATTACAGTTGCAGTTACAGGCGAGGCAGATGGAACGACGGTATCTTGCGCTGGTGTGGGGAGCGCCTCGATTTAATGAGGCTGTTATTGATGCGCCCATAGGGCGGCATCCTGTAGATCGTAAGAAGATGGCTGTCATTGAAGACACACGGCATAAGGCGCGGGAGGCAAGGACCGAGCTAAAGGTTCAAAAGCGGTTCGGCTCTCTATTTACCCTGCTCGAAGCGAAGTTGCACACAGGAAGAACTCATCAAATTCGCGTTCACTGTGCTTACATTCATCATCCTGTTGTGGGAGACCCTGTGTATGGGGGCGACCGAAACTTGCCGCAGACGAAACTCGCCTTCGAGGTGCGCAAGAAACTAGAGGAGTTGCTGGATAGACTGCCAGGTCAGGCTTTGCACGCCTATTTCTTAGCGTTTCTTCATCCGGTTACTGGAGAGCGGCTGTATTTTCACACCGAACCACCCGAACCCATGCAAGCGTTGATCTCGGCTCTAGAAGAGATATGTGTGAATGGAGACGAGACGGCACCATGCTGACGATGGAACAGCGCAGACGACTCGTAGAAGGAGCCAAACAGTTTGGCATATCTCTGGAAGAGTGGCATTGTGATCAGTTTGCGACTTTTGGAGCTCTTCTATATGAGACAAACAAATTTGTAAATCTTACCCGTATACCTGTGGATCAGATGGTTGAACTTCATTTCTTGGATTCTCTGGCAATTTCCAAGGTCTTGCAGTTGTCTGCTGGATCGAGCCTACTTGACGTAGGAACTGGTGCTGGATTTCCAGGTATTCCGCTAGCCATCGCCTTTCCGCGTGTCCACTTTGTGCTGATCGATGGGACGCGTAAAAAAGTTGAGTTCGTGCGCATGGTCATTGAAAGTCTCGCTCTCAGAAATGTGAGTGTTTTTCACTACAGGGCCGAAGATTTTGCTAAAATTCCTTCTAATCGCAGTGTATTTGACTTTGCCGTTGCCAGGGCGGTTGCTCCTATGGAACGCCTGCTGCCGTGGCTTCTACCGTTTGTCAAGGCCGGGGGATATGCTGTTGCCTATAAGGGGAGCAGTGTAGATGCAGAGCTAGATAAGTTGAGAATAGCGATTAAGACCTTTAACGGCTCTATAGAACGTGTCGTCTCTGTTGCGCTACCATTCATCGAAATTGAAAGGAAGTTTGTCCTTGTGCGAAAGCAGAGTAGCTCTTAAGCAGGAAAGCTGCGCGGCTGTGTGGAACAAGCAGATGAACAACTTCTCTGTAGAGCCCTGAACTCGGAGGTAAGTATGCGTAGAAAGCGTCTGACATTTTTTCTGATAGTAGCTATCGGTTTTAGTGGACTTTTCACTGT of Chthonomonas calidirosea T49 contains these proteins:
- a CDS encoding aldo/keto reductase, whose translation is MEKRRLGNSDLEITPIGFGAWAIGGAGWEFGWGYQDDRDSIAAIHAALDAGINWIDTAAVYGMGHSEEIVAKAIRTSSHRPYVFTKCSLLWDEKGKVYHNLKSQSIRKEVEDSLRRLQTDVIDLYQIHWPIPDEDIEEGWSTLAQLKEEGKVRYIGVSNFNVSQMERIRPIAPITSLQPPYSLVRRDIEAEILPYCQQHNIGVIVYSPLQSGLLSGKMTPERVASLPDDDWRKRSPDFQEPRLSRILSFVERLRQIGARHHQPPGVVAIAWTLHHPAVTGAIVGFRRPDQVHEMLGALTFRLSEQEITEIEHLLRQYDL
- the thrC gene encoding threonine synthase; translated protein: MYSGVIARYREWLPVSAATPIVTLMEGDTPLVPLPRLAAAISPYITLYAKCEGLNPTGSFKDRGMTVAVSKAVEAGQNIVMCASTGNTSASAAAYAARAGLECAVLIPGGKIALGKLSQALMHGAKVLAIDGNFDEALALVRSICEEYPIALVNSVNPYRLQGQKTVAFEIVDALGDAPDYHAMPVGNAGNITAAWMGYCEYHHSGRSKKLPKMLGFQAAGAAPLVEGRPITKPETVATAIRIGNPASWNGAIAAKEESGGVIEAVTDEEILEAYRLLPTLEGIFAEPASVAPIAGLKKLATSGFFSEPSTVVVTLTGHGLKDPDTAMHLASQQIVCIPPKREAVLQALGV
- a CDS encoding 3-keto-disaccharide hydrolase, which translates into the protein MMMASVKKSSWLFALLAFVLVGMGVAISPSSCWAEPRFEPLFDGKDLNGWVYVGQAPGYEVRDGTIICPAGCSGNLFTEKEYSDFVLDVDFRLSQNANNGIGIRAPLQGDAAYMGMEIQILDDSGPMYQHLQPWQYCGSIYNVVPAKRGALKPVGEWNHEEITAIGRHIRVVINGRMVVDADLNKIVDPTILMHHPGMLRDTGHIGLLGHEPTEVDFKNIYIKDLSHPRPDNVPPHGFKALFDGKDLRGWRGWAGDPPTRAKMTEAEWAAAVKRATAEALKHWKVVDGVITYDGKNNNLCTVRDYGNFELLVDWKIPPHGDSGIYLRGSPQVQIWDNPIGSGGLYNNQKNPSNPIVFADNPIGEWNRFRILMIGDKVTVYLNNKLVVWNVTLENYWERDKPIYPIGPIELQHHWTPLWFKNIYIRELPLLPEQRAAIQQLHWPGLPHDLAKR
- the tgt gene encoding tRNA guanosine(34) transglycosylase Tgt, translated to MITSPSREEGVLGRCGLLYLPHATVETPVFMPVGTQATVKAMTPDELEEIGFGLILGNVYHLHLRPGEQLIARAGGLHRFEGWSGALLTDSGGYQVFSLSGLRRIGEEGVEFQSHIDGSRHLFTPQIVIEIERQLGADIIMAFDECPASTVSEEYIRQAMERTHRWAKICLEEHIRHGRMAVGGWPQALFGIVQGGISYELRAESARVLTELDFDGFAIGGLAVGEEAAVRNEIVAWTVRFLPENKPRYLMGVGTPVDILEAVRRGVDMFDCVLPTRNARNAQAFISEGVINLRNARYEQDFTPLDPKCECRVCRRHTRAYIRHLFKAKEILGPRLVTYHNLAFYHRLMRSIRHHLREGTFEVFYKSFRSTYQTEEETIDE
- the rsmI gene encoding 16S rRNA (cytidine(1402)-2'-O)-methyltransferase, whose product is MSKVRKMTEDSPTNGVDEEEWPPLVLVATPIGNLEDISLRALRILKSVDIIASEDTRKTGLLLKRYAIEKRQISLHEHNEERAIQQILAFIRQGKHVAVVTDAGTPGIADPGYLLVRKALEENIPLTMVPGPAAFVMALVLSGLPSHSFTFRGFPPRKAGPRRRFFEMDRDSPHTLIYYESPYRLIESLEMALEVFGDRPAALANDLTKRFERVDRGLLSEILAVVRGLTLRGEFVLLIAGCERSDRSEGKK
- a CDS encoding HD domain-containing protein, encoding MSDSREVIAQNRVASPPPSKTASPAEKSPAIKEVEEPILAAQEKAAEVITLRDIRNNERIRAYIDAANRQMAAIGYSEHGLRHAGLVASIARNILLGLGAEARTAELAAIAGFLHDIGNCIHRVYHPQIGATMAFQILEKMNMPAAEIALVVGAIGNHEEPEGVPINAVTAAVIIADKSDVHYTRVQNPDPSTYDIHDRVNNAVQKSHILIDAVQKIISLELVVDTEKATVMEYFEIFAERMVMCRKAAGVLGCRFRLVINDVQM